In Hyphomicrobium denitrificans 1NES1, one DNA window encodes the following:
- a CDS encoding HupE/UreJ family protein, protein MKQFRICTIALATLAAGAGPALAHPGFGHTYGFIAGLSHPIGGLDHLLAMLSVGIWSALSSNGRSWRVWVAPAAFVGAMLVGATIGYLHLALPMVETGIALSVILLGLMIATRVELPIAVGTTVMALFAIYHGHVHGSEATGAIVAYMAGFAIATAMLHVAGIGLGMLMTRARFAAQAAGAIIAAAGVYILTS, encoded by the coding sequence ATGAAACAGTTTCGCATCTGCACGATAGCCCTGGCTACTCTGGCGGCCGGGGCAGGGCCGGCGCTGGCCCATCCTGGCTTCGGTCACACGTATGGCTTCATCGCAGGTCTCTCGCATCCCATCGGCGGGCTCGACCACTTGCTCGCCATGCTTTCCGTCGGCATCTGGTCGGCCTTGTCGAGCAATGGCCGCTCGTGGCGGGTATGGGTTGCGCCAGCGGCCTTCGTGGGAGCCATGCTGGTCGGCGCGACCATCGGCTACCTCCATCTTGCCCTGCCGATGGTGGAGACGGGCATCGCGCTCTCGGTGATCCTTCTGGGGCTCATGATTGCGACGCGCGTCGAGCTTCCGATCGCGGTCGGCACGACTGTCATGGCGCTGTTCGCGATCTATCACGGCCACGTTCACGGCAGCGAGGCCACAGGAGCGATCGTCGCCTATATGGCAGGCTTCGCAATAGCCACCGCGATGCTGCATGTGGCGGGCATCGGGCTCGGAATGCTGATGACGCGGGCGCGGTTTGCGGCCCAGGCCGCAGGCGCGATCATCGCTGCTGCTGGCGTTTACATACTGACCTCGTGA
- the hypC gene encoding HypC/HybG/HupF family hydrogenase formation chaperone has product MCIGVPMCVVECLPGRSVCERQGERRLIDMALVGEQPVGTWVLVFLDTARELVTGEQARLIDDALTALQFAMEGGTDLDRLFPDLAGREPELPAYLKQHLAKQAG; this is encoded by the coding sequence ATGTGCATCGGCGTTCCCATGTGCGTGGTCGAATGCTTGCCCGGGCGCAGCGTGTGCGAAAGGCAGGGCGAGCGGCGCCTCATCGACATGGCTCTCGTGGGCGAACAGCCGGTGGGGACATGGGTGCTCGTGTTTCTCGACACCGCCCGCGAGCTGGTGACGGGGGAACAGGCCCGGCTCATCGACGATGCGCTAACGGCCCTTCAGTTTGCCATGGAAGGCGGCACCGATCTCGATCGCTTGTTCCCGGATCTTGCTGGCCGCGAGCCGGAGCTTCCCGCCTATCTCAAACAACACCTTGCCAAGCAGGCAGGCTGA
- a CDS encoding rubredoxin, giving the protein MSESFFAGSYGGDETKISDESRLECKICWYVYDPAAGDDYWQIPAGTPFSKLPDHWTCPNCDGAKAGFMILSEDADA; this is encoded by the coding sequence GTGAGTGAGAGCTTCTTTGCCGGTTCCTACGGGGGCGACGAGACGAAGATCTCGGACGAGAGCAGGCTTGAATGCAAGATCTGCTGGTACGTCTACGACCCGGCAGCGGGGGACGATTATTGGCAGATTCCGGCCGGGACTCCATTCTCGAAGCTGCCAGACCACTGGACCTGTCCCAACTGCGACGGCGCCAAGGCCGGTTTCATGATCCTCTCGGAGGATGCCGATGCCTGA
- the kdpF gene encoding K(+)-transporting ATPase subunit F, with amino-acid sequence MSDPVIGLLIAVGLGIYLVYTLLRPEKF; translated from the coding sequence ATGAGCGATCCAGTCATCGGACTTCTCATCGCCGTCGGGCTCGGCATCTATCTCGTTTACACGCTCCTCAGGCCTGAAAAATTTTAA
- a CDS encoding MarR family winged helix-turn-helix transcriptional regulator, with protein sequence MNATRRTQGGAALTDLILTLFRANNLTLTWGDRLVAPLGLTSARWQVLGTIVAADRPQPVAWLARDLGANRQNVQRIVNDLHKEGLVTFEPNPHHRRAQLIVLTRKGQQTFDAAIRLYDPKVSAFAEGLAIEDIETAHRVLMTLRKKLEGDNIAEGQT encoded by the coding sequence ATGAACGCAACACGACGAACCCAGGGCGGAGCCGCCTTGACGGACCTCATCCTCACCCTGTTCAGGGCCAACAACCTGACATTGACCTGGGGCGACCGGCTCGTCGCACCGCTCGGGCTGACAAGTGCGCGTTGGCAGGTCCTGGGCACCATCGTCGCGGCGGACCGTCCGCAGCCGGTCGCCTGGCTCGCGCGCGACCTCGGCGCCAACCGCCAGAACGTCCAGCGCATCGTCAACGATCTGCACAAGGAGGGGCTCGTCACCTTCGAGCCCAACCCACATCACCGGCGCGCGCAACTCATCGTTCTCACCAGAAAGGGGCAGCAGACGTTCGACGCCGCCATCCGCCTGTATGATCCCAAGGTCAGCGCGTTCGCGGAGGGGCTTGCTATCGAAGATATCGAAACTGCCCATCGCGTTCTGATGACGCTACGCAAGAAACTCGAAGGAGACAATATTGCTGAGGGGCAGACTTGA
- a CDS encoding HyaD/HybD family hydrogenase maturation endopeptidase — protein MEERPSILILGIGNLLWADEGFGVRVVEALNRAYTFPANVTLMDGGTQGIYLIEHVRRADVLVVFDAVDYGLAPGTLKLVEDGEVPKFLGAKKVSLHQTSFQEVLAMADMLGDLPRHLFLIGVQPVEFEDYGGSLRDAVKAQIAPAIEQALAYLTRFGVVPELRVTPLPDSSTLSSPEFALALYEGGRPSEAEACRFADPRVLARASERADAGAASFAKPAAEDR, from the coding sequence ATGGAGGAGCGACCTAGCATCCTGATCCTTGGGATTGGGAATCTGCTGTGGGCAGACGAGGGCTTCGGCGTCCGCGTCGTCGAGGCGTTGAATCGTGCCTATACTTTCCCCGCGAACGTGACGCTCATGGATGGCGGCACGCAGGGCATCTATCTCATCGAGCATGTGCGCCGGGCCGACGTTCTCGTCGTTTTCGACGCGGTCGATTATGGGCTTGCTCCGGGCACCCTCAAGCTGGTCGAGGACGGCGAGGTGCCGAAGTTTCTCGGCGCCAAGAAGGTGAGCCTGCACCAGACGAGCTTCCAGGAAGTGCTCGCCATGGCAGACATGCTGGGCGACCTTCCCCGGCATCTGTTTCTCATCGGCGTGCAGCCCGTCGAGTTCGAGGACTACGGCGGCTCGCTGCGCGACGCCGTCAAGGCCCAGATCGCGCCAGCCATCGAGCAGGCGCTCGCCTATCTCACCCGTTTCGGTGTCGTGCCGGAGCTGCGTGTCACGCCTCTGCCCGATAGCAGCACGCTCTCGTCGCCGGAGTTCGCGCTTGCTCTCTACGAGGGCGGACGTCCGTCGGAAGCCGAGGCCTGCCGATTTGCCGATCCGCGCGTCTTGGCTCGTGCGTCGGAGCGAGCGGATGCCGGTGCTGCCTCGTTTGCCAAGCCGGCCGCGGAGGATCGCTGA
- a CDS encoding nickel-dependent hydrogenase large subunit → MTIQTPNGFTLDASGRRVVVDPLTRIEGHMRCEVNIDKDNIIRNAVSTGTMWRGLEVILKGRDPRDAWAFTQRICGVCTGTHALTSVRAVEDALGIKIPENANSIRNIMQLSLQIHDHLVHFYHLHALDWVNPVLALKADPKATSELQQKVSPNHPKSSPGYFRDVQNRLKRFIESGQLGPFKNGYWDNPAYLLPPEANLMATTHYLEALNFQSLIMKTRVIFGGKDPHPNWLVGGVPCPINIEDVGAVGAINMERLNFVSDVINQTTEFIENVYIPDILAIGQFYKGWLYGGGISGKSVLAYGDIPDKANDYSAANLLMSPGAIINGNLKEVHPVDLRDPGQIQEFVPHSWYKYPDETKGLHPWDGITEPNYVLGPNAKGTKTNIEQVDEGGKYSWIKAPRWRGHAMEVGPLARYVIAYAQGHKEITEQINLVLKTLDVPVDALFSTLGRTAARALEAQRCCRLQRYFMDKLIANIKAGDTSTANIDKWNPETWPKEVKGVGFTEAPRGALAHWIKIKDSKIDNYQCVVPTTWNGSPRDNEGNIGAFEASLMDTKVERAEEPVEILRTIHSFDPCLACSTHVMSEDGRELARVQVR, encoded by the coding sequence ATGACCATTCAGACGCCGAACGGTTTCACGCTCGACGCCAGCGGCAGGCGCGTCGTCGTCGATCCTTTGACGCGCATCGAAGGCCACATGCGCTGCGAAGTGAATATCGACAAGGATAACATCATTCGCAACGCCGTCTCGACGGGGACCATGTGGCGCGGCCTCGAGGTCATTCTCAAAGGCCGCGATCCTCGCGACGCTTGGGCCTTCACGCAGCGCATCTGCGGTGTCTGCACCGGCACGCACGCGCTGACTTCGGTGCGCGCGGTCGAGGATGCTCTCGGAATCAAGATTCCTGAGAACGCCAACTCAATTCGCAACATCATGCAGCTATCGCTGCAGATTCACGACCACCTCGTGCATTTCTATCATCTGCACGCGCTCGATTGGGTGAACCCTGTCCTGGCTCTCAAGGCCGACCCTAAGGCGACGAGCGAGCTGCAGCAGAAGGTATCTCCGAACCATCCCAAGTCCTCGCCCGGCTACTTCCGCGATGTACAGAACCGGCTCAAGCGCTTCATCGAAAGCGGCCAGCTCGGGCCCTTCAAGAACGGCTACTGGGATAATCCGGCCTATCTTTTGCCTCCCGAGGCGAACCTGATGGCCACGACGCACTATCTCGAGGCGTTGAACTTCCAGTCTCTGATCATGAAGACGCGCGTGATCTTCGGCGGCAAGGACCCGCACCCGAACTGGCTCGTCGGCGGCGTCCCTTGTCCGATCAATATCGAAGACGTCGGCGCGGTCGGTGCGATCAACATGGAGAGGCTGAATTTCGTCTCCGACGTGATCAACCAGACGACCGAGTTCATCGAGAATGTCTACATTCCGGATATTCTTGCCATCGGGCAGTTCTACAAAGGTTGGCTCTACGGCGGCGGCATTTCAGGCAAAAGCGTTCTCGCTTATGGCGACATTCCCGACAAGGCCAACGACTACTCGGCCGCCAACCTCTTGATGTCGCCAGGCGCAATCATCAACGGCAATCTCAAGGAAGTGCATCCGGTCGACCTTCGGGATCCGGGACAGATCCAGGAGTTCGTGCCGCATTCCTGGTATAAATACCCAGACGAAACGAAGGGGCTGCACCCCTGGGACGGCATTACGGAGCCGAACTATGTGCTTGGTCCCAACGCCAAGGGCACCAAGACGAACATCGAACAGGTCGACGAGGGCGGGAAGTACTCCTGGATCAAGGCGCCGCGGTGGAGAGGACATGCCATGGAGGTGGGGCCGCTGGCCCGCTACGTCATCGCCTATGCGCAGGGTCACAAGGAAATCACGGAGCAGATCAACCTCGTGCTGAAAACACTCGATGTGCCAGTGGATGCTTTGTTCTCCACGCTTGGGCGCACTGCCGCACGTGCCCTCGAGGCACAGCGCTGCTGCCGCTTGCAGCGCTATTTTATGGACAAGCTCATAGCCAACATCAAAGCCGGCGATACCTCGACCGCGAATATCGACAAATGGAATCCAGAGACGTGGCCCAAGGAGGTCAAGGGCGTAGGCTTCACGGAGGCTCCACGCGGCGCGCTCGCGCACTGGATCAAGATCAAGGATTCGAAGATCGACAACTATCAATGCGTGGTGCCGACGACATGGAACGGCTCACCGCGCGATAACGAAGGCAATATCGGCGCCTTCGAGGCTTCGCTCATGGATACGAAGGTCGAGCGTGCGGAGGAGCCGGTCGAAATCCTGCGCACGATCCATAGTTTCGATCCCTGCCTTGCCTGCTCGACGCATGTCATGAGCGAGGATGGCCGGGAGCTGGCGCGCGTCCAGGTGCGCTGA
- the kdpA gene encoding potassium-transporting ATPase subunit KdpA, which translates to MTLAGWFEIALVLGAVLAAAWPLGLYMARVFAGERTALSTVMRPVERGLYAFAHVQHGSEQNWLSYTLSMLIFNGAGFLFLYALMRLQHALPLDPQDFAAVEPSLAFNTAMSFVTNTNWQSYAGETTMGHLVQMAGLTVQNFLSAATGIALAIAVTRAFARSGAREIGNFWVDVTRATLYVLLPLAIFVAILYTASGVPQTLAANVSATTLEGAKQTIALGPVASQEAIKQLGTNGGGFFNANAAHPFENPSVWSNILSIWSMLLIPTAMTFTFGRMVGDRRQGYALLAVMGVLLIVGTAVVYASETAGNPLLTTAGVDPSSGNLEGKEIRFGQALTALYVAATTGISCGAVNAMHDSLTPLGGIVPLFMIELGEILPGGVGSGLYGMIVMALLAVFVAGLMVGRTPEYLGKKVEAREMKLAMLALLVLPFCILGFTAIAAVLPTALASLANSGPHGLTEILYAYSSATGNNGSAFAGLNANTPWFNTTLGLAMMFGRFAYVVPVMAIAGSIATKTKTAASAGTFPTDGMLFCGLLTGVILILGGLLYFPALALGPIVEHFLMLAGKTF; encoded by the coding sequence ATGACATTGGCCGGTTGGTTTGAGATTGCCCTGGTGCTCGGCGCTGTTCTCGCAGCGGCTTGGCCGCTCGGTCTCTATATGGCGCGAGTGTTTGCGGGAGAGCGCACCGCGCTTTCAACTGTTATGCGGCCCGTGGAACGAGGACTTTATGCCTTTGCGCATGTCCAGCACGGCTCCGAACAGAACTGGCTCTCGTACACGTTGTCCATGCTCATCTTCAATGGCGCGGGATTCCTTTTCCTTTATGCGCTGATGCGGCTCCAACATGCGCTCCCACTCGATCCGCAGGATTTCGCCGCCGTCGAGCCAAGCCTCGCATTCAATACGGCGATGAGCTTCGTCACCAACACCAACTGGCAATCCTATGCCGGCGAGACGACGATGGGCCACCTCGTACAGATGGCCGGACTTACCGTTCAGAATTTCCTTTCCGCCGCGACCGGCATCGCACTTGCGATTGCCGTGACGCGCGCCTTCGCACGCAGCGGCGCACGTGAAATCGGCAATTTCTGGGTCGATGTCACACGCGCAACGCTCTACGTCCTGCTGCCGCTGGCGATCTTCGTCGCGATCCTCTATACCGCCTCCGGCGTCCCACAAACGCTTGCAGCCAACGTTTCGGCGACCACGCTCGAAGGTGCGAAGCAGACGATTGCACTCGGCCCCGTCGCAAGCCAGGAGGCGATCAAACAGCTCGGAACCAACGGTGGCGGATTCTTTAACGCCAACGCCGCGCATCCCTTCGAGAACCCGAGCGTCTGGTCCAACATCCTGTCGATCTGGAGCATGCTGCTCATTCCAACGGCGATGACATTCACGTTCGGACGCATGGTCGGCGACCGGCGCCAAGGCTACGCGTTGCTCGCCGTCATGGGCGTGCTGCTCATCGTAGGGACGGCTGTGGTCTACGCGTCCGAGACTGCGGGCAATCCGCTGCTCACAACAGCCGGGGTCGATCCTTCATCCGGCAATCTCGAAGGCAAAGAAATTCGCTTCGGGCAAGCTCTGACCGCGCTCTATGTCGCCGCTACGACGGGAATTTCGTGCGGCGCTGTCAACGCCATGCACGACTCGCTGACACCGCTCGGCGGCATCGTTCCTCTATTCATGATCGAGCTCGGCGAGATCCTGCCCGGCGGCGTCGGCTCCGGTCTCTATGGCATGATCGTGATGGCGCTGCTGGCCGTGTTCGTTGCCGGTCTGATGGTTGGGCGAACGCCGGAATACCTCGGCAAGAAGGTCGAGGCACGCGAGATGAAGCTTGCGATGCTGGCGTTGCTCGTTCTTCCTTTCTGTATTCTCGGTTTTACCGCCATTGCCGCCGTGCTCCCGACGGCGCTAGCCAGCCTTGCCAACAGCGGGCCGCATGGGCTGACCGAGATCCTCTACGCCTACTCCTCGGCAACCGGAAACAATGGCTCGGCCTTCGCCGGTCTCAACGCCAATACACCCTGGTTCAACACGACGCTCGGCCTCGCGATGATGTTCGGACGCTTTGCCTATGTCGTCCCGGTGATGGCGATTGCAGGCTCGATCGCGACCAAAACGAAGACGGCGGCCTCGGCCGGTACATTTCCGACGGACGGCATGTTGTTCTGCGGCTTGCTCACCGGCGTGATCCTGATCCTCGGCGGTCTGCTCTATTTCCCGGCTCTCGCGCTCGGTCCCATCGTCGAGCACTTCCTGATGCTGGCCGGCAAGACGTTTTGA
- the cybH gene encoding Ni/Fe-hydrogenase, b-type cytochrome subunit: MSMKLGVDQQFQPSVYVYEAPVRLWHWINASAVVVLALTGYFIGSPLPTMPGEASAHFLMGYIRFAHFAAGYVLIAGFLMRAYWALAGNEHARQIFMPPVRDPKWWADVVHEAAWYMFIAREPKKYVGHNPLATLSMHVLFVWGSVFMMVTGLALYGEGEGMTSWQYHWFSSWVIPLFGNSQWVHTYHHLGMWVIVCFVMVHIYAAVREDIMSRQSIVSTMISGWRTFKDTRPPDDGTH, encoded by the coding sequence ATGAGCATGAAATTAGGGGTCGACCAGCAATTTCAGCCGTCGGTCTATGTCTACGAAGCCCCGGTGCGGCTTTGGCACTGGATCAATGCATCAGCCGTCGTCGTGCTCGCGCTCACCGGGTACTTCATCGGCAGTCCCTTGCCGACGATGCCGGGGGAGGCGAGCGCCCATTTTCTGATGGGCTATATCCGTTTCGCGCACTTCGCCGCTGGCTATGTGTTGATTGCCGGCTTCTTGATGAGGGCCTACTGGGCCCTCGCGGGCAACGAGCATGCGCGCCAGATCTTCATGCCGCCGGTGAGAGATCCCAAATGGTGGGCCGACGTCGTCCATGAGGCCGCGTGGTATATGTTCATAGCCCGCGAGCCCAAGAAGTATGTCGGGCACAACCCACTCGCGACTCTCTCGATGCACGTGCTGTTCGTCTGGGGCTCCGTCTTCATGATGGTGACAGGGCTCGCTCTCTACGGCGAAGGCGAGGGCATGACCTCTTGGCAGTACCACTGGTTCTCGAGCTGGGTGATCCCACTGTTCGGCAACAGCCAGTGGGTGCACACCTACCATCACCTCGGCATGTGGGTGATCGTTTGCTTTGTCATGGTTCACATCTATGCGGCGGTCCGTGAAGACATCATGTCCCGCCAGAGTATCGTCAGCACGATGATCTCGGGCTGGCGTACCTTCAAGGACACGCGTCCGCCTGACGACGGGACGCACTAG
- the hybE gene encoding [NiFe]-hydrogenase assembly chaperone HybE, producing MPEAAGNAQHISGRLEDAFRRIEAERMNGVPILNPRLNVEAIGERQWNGLRCLVLVTPWFINLMLFPMTQEQGEAWSKLAMGSSVSYRFPAGRFDFLVGDEDGLGRYQMCSLFSPVLEFESHEAAQIAARAALDAIFDAGLDGSSGDEKEKGVAVPTPSRRGLLVGKIGQDREPA from the coding sequence ATGCCTGAAGCCGCCGGTAACGCTCAACACATCTCGGGCCGTCTCGAAGACGCATTTCGCCGTATCGAGGCCGAGCGGATGAATGGTGTCCCTATCCTCAATCCTCGCCTCAATGTCGAGGCGATCGGCGAGCGGCAATGGAACGGTCTGCGATGCTTGGTGCTGGTCACGCCGTGGTTCATCAACCTGATGCTCTTTCCGATGACGCAGGAGCAGGGCGAGGCCTGGAGCAAGCTGGCGATGGGCTCTTCTGTGTCTTACCGCTTCCCCGCGGGACGGTTCGACTTTCTCGTCGGCGATGAAGATGGCCTCGGCCGCTACCAGATGTGCTCGCTGTTCTCGCCAGTCCTCGAATTCGAGAGCCATGAAGCGGCTCAGATCGCGGCACGCGCAGCGCTCGATGCCATCTTCGACGCAGGGCTCGATGGCAGCTCAGGGGATGAGAAAGAGAAGGGTGTGGCGGTGCCCACGCCCTCGCGACGCGGTCTCCTCGTAGGCAAGATCGGGCAGGACAGGGAACCGGCGTGA
- a CDS encoding hydrogenase small subunit: MTETFYEVLRRQGISRRSFLKFCSLTAASMGLGPEFVPTMAHALETKPRTPVLWLHGLECTCCSEAFLRSAHPLASDVILSMISLDYDDTIMAAAGQQAEAIVDEIIEKYNGNYILAVEGNPPLNEDGMYCIIGGKPFLDQLKKAASNCKAIISWGSCASWGCVQAARPNPTQAVPVHKVIRDKPIIKVPGCPPIPEVMTAVITYIATFERLPELDRQGRPKMFYSQRIHDKCYRRPHFDAGQFVEQWDDDSARKGFCLYKMGCKGPTTYNACSTTRWYGGLSFPIQSGHGCIGCSEEGFWDNGSFYDRLTKINHFGIEANADQVGLAAAGVVGAAVAAHAAVSAIKRARQKGGNE; this comes from the coding sequence ATGACCGAGACCTTCTATGAAGTCCTGCGCCGGCAGGGCATCTCACGCCGTAGCTTTCTCAAGTTTTGCAGCCTGACCGCGGCCTCGATGGGGCTTGGGCCTGAGTTTGTACCCACGATGGCGCACGCACTCGAAACCAAGCCGCGCACGCCGGTGCTGTGGCTGCATGGTCTCGAGTGTACCTGTTGCTCAGAGGCCTTCCTCCGCTCCGCGCACCCGCTCGCGTCTGACGTCATCCTGTCGATGATCTCTCTCGACTACGACGACACCATCATGGCTGCAGCGGGACAGCAGGCCGAGGCGATCGTCGACGAGATCATCGAGAAATACAATGGCAACTACATCCTCGCGGTCGAAGGTAACCCGCCGCTCAACGAGGATGGCATGTACTGCATCATCGGCGGCAAGCCCTTCCTCGACCAGCTGAAGAAGGCGGCGTCCAACTGCAAGGCCATCATCTCGTGGGGATCGTGCGCCTCTTGGGGCTGCGTGCAGGCTGCCCGCCCCAATCCGACGCAGGCGGTGCCGGTCCACAAGGTCATCCGCGACAAGCCCATCATCAAGGTGCCGGGGTGCCCGCCGATTCCCGAGGTGATGACGGCGGTCATCACCTACATCGCCACATTCGAGAGGCTGCCGGAACTCGATCGCCAGGGCCGCCCAAAGATGTTCTATTCGCAACGCATCCACGACAAGTGCTATCGCCGTCCGCACTTCGACGCCGGCCAGTTCGTCGAGCAGTGGGACGACGACAGCGCGCGTAAAGGCTTCTGCCTCTACAAAATGGGGTGCAAGGGTCCGACAACCTACAACGCGTGCTCGACCACGCGGTGGTATGGTGGGCTGTCATTCCCCATCCAGTCCGGCCACGGCTGCATCGGCTGCTCCGAGGAGGGCTTCTGGGACAACGGCTCGTTCTACGATCGCCTCACCAAAATCAATCATTTCGGTATCGAAGCCAACGCGGATCAAGTCGGGCTCGCCGCGGCGGGGGTCGTCGGTGCGGCGGTCGCCGCACACGCTGCGGTTAGCGCCATCAAGCGCGCCCGCCAGAAGGGAGGGAATGAATAA
- a CDS encoding hydrogenase expression/formation protein, with product MSGINPIVGPGSQPGEDDGAALEYMEMPKGMRTYSAPVLPEPEETQGIEQALALLAAVKEAAVAQSVDYPARIFDITGFDARNRAFIDQVLGDGEVSIVAGATIQAQESVFAGVWRVQEFSLTGALDRDSIDVGAFPRSVIELAHRGTLDAMRSYRGAPPPSVVNALALITELDSKLVAYCPGDGAHVINLTLLPLTEEDVGFLDERLGAGSVTILSRGYGNCRVSSTGTRNAWWVRYFNSRDAIVLNTIEVIDVPNVACAAPEDLTDSAQRLAEILEIYR from the coding sequence ATGAGCGGCATCAATCCGATCGTTGGTCCCGGCTCTCAACCTGGCGAAGATGATGGAGCCGCTCTCGAATACATGGAGATGCCGAAGGGCATGCGCACGTATTCGGCGCCGGTGCTTCCCGAGCCCGAAGAGACGCAGGGCATCGAGCAGGCGCTGGCTCTTTTGGCTGCTGTGAAAGAGGCGGCCGTCGCCCAGAGCGTGGACTATCCGGCGCGGATCTTCGATATCACCGGCTTCGATGCGCGGAACCGCGCCTTCATCGATCAGGTTCTTGGTGACGGCGAGGTGTCGATCGTGGCCGGCGCGACCATTCAGGCGCAGGAGTCCGTGTTCGCCGGTGTGTGGCGGGTGCAGGAGTTTAGCCTGACCGGCGCGCTCGATCGCGACTCGATCGATGTGGGGGCGTTTCCTAGGTCGGTGATTGAACTTGCGCATCGCGGGACGCTCGACGCAATGCGCTCTTATCGCGGTGCGCCACCGCCGAGTGTGGTAAATGCGCTAGCTCTCATAACCGAGCTCGACAGCAAGCTCGTCGCTTATTGCCCCGGTGACGGCGCGCACGTGATCAACCTCACTCTGCTGCCGCTGACCGAAGAGGATGTCGGCTTTCTCGATGAGCGCCTCGGGGCTGGAAGTGTCACCATCCTCTCGCGCGGGTACGGCAACTGTCGCGTCAGCTCGACCGGAACTCGCAATGCCTGGTGGGTGCGCTACTTCAACTCGCGCGATGCGATCGTCCTCAATACCATCGAGGTCATCGACGTGCCGAACGTCGCTTGCGCCGCACCGGAAGACCTCACCGACAGTGCGCAGCGTTTGGCGGAAATCCTGGAGATCTACCGGTGA
- a CDS encoding tetratricopeptide repeat protein, giving the protein MSPFDLDRIAGVSGVRETFKIDPAVAVHACEEATRSAPSDRLEWANLARSYRAARNDIAAVAAYRKATELGSVFGAYGLGVTLRANPAMQRDPSEARRLLEGAARAGLPPAMSEYATVLASGVGAPVDATQARSWYEKAAAADFTPAMNTLAFYLLNGSGKLPVIFASERASSFER; this is encoded by the coding sequence ATGAGCCCATTCGATCTCGATCGTATTGCCGGTGTCTCCGGCGTGCGGGAGACGTTCAAGATCGATCCCGCAGTGGCCGTCCACGCGTGCGAGGAGGCCACCCGATCAGCCCCCAGCGACCGGTTGGAATGGGCCAATCTCGCTCGCAGCTATCGGGCCGCTCGCAATGACATCGCTGCAGTCGCCGCCTACCGTAAAGCGACAGAACTCGGCTCGGTCTTCGGCGCCTATGGCCTTGGCGTGACGCTACGCGCCAATCCGGCGATGCAGCGCGATCCAAGCGAGGCCCGCAGACTGCTGGAAGGTGCGGCCCGTGCTGGGCTACCTCCCGCAATGAGCGAGTATGCGACCGTGCTCGCCTCAGGCGTCGGGGCTCCCGTCGACGCCACCCAGGCTCGATCGTGGTACGAAAAGGCGGCCGCTGCGGATTTTACGCCGGCGATGAACACGCTCGCCTTCTATCTGCTGAACGGCTCCGGAAAATTGCCTGTCATCTTCGCCAGCGAGAGAGCATCCAGTTTTGAGCGCTGA
- a CDS encoding hydrogenase-1 expression HyaE → MTTPLIEALVVRHGIPVVDEASLDGFLKANEHAVLFFPGDAERLVESNDVAVILPELCKAFGKRLAPALIAKASERQLQRRFRFNAFPSLVFMRRDGYLGVLSRVLDWSDYMIEIQAILASEPTEPPPFKFPDGCYAAGMPREGNQPVRGEL, encoded by the coding sequence ATGACGACACCGCTGATCGAAGCACTAGTCGTGCGACACGGCATTCCCGTCGTCGATGAAGCTTCCTTGGACGGATTTCTAAAAGCCAACGAGCACGCGGTTCTCTTCTTTCCAGGCGATGCCGAGCGACTCGTCGAAAGCAACGATGTCGCCGTCATTCTGCCCGAGCTCTGCAAGGCGTTCGGCAAACGGCTCGCACCAGCCCTCATCGCCAAGGCTTCCGAGCGTCAGCTGCAGCGGCGCTTCCGTTTCAACGCCTTTCCATCACTGGTGTTCATGCGCCGCGATGGGTATCTCGGTGTGCTTTCGCGGGTGCTCGACTGGTCGGATTACATGATCGAGATCCAGGCCATCCTCGCCAGCGAGCCGACGGAGCCGCCGCCGTTCAAGTTTCCGGACGGCTGCTATGCAGCCGGCATGCCTCGCGAAGGCAATCAACCAGTACGGGGAGAGCTCTAA